One genomic window of Streptomyces sp. NBC_01498 includes the following:
- the tgmB gene encoding ATP-grasp ribosomal peptide maturase, with translation MTVLILTAEQDVTADLVVAELHGRGTPLVRFDPADLPGEAAMSAEYVSGDFRGHLSAGGRLLSMDGLRSIWVRRPGASAAHAPHPSPWLTAESAHAFFGMLYSTTARWMNHPQAAAQARLKPWQLRVAHQSGFAVPPTLVTTFPRIARLFAAEHRDIVVKSITGPPPGDPPVSLPTTRVGPGADFSSVAAGPTLLQRHVSKRADIRLTCVGHRLFAARRAATPGQVDGRYDGSDHPWEPVEVPERINRAVYGYMRAAHLAYGAFDFAEDTDGTWWFLECNQGGQFGFVELETRQPIAEAVADWLAEPPPV, from the coding sequence ATGACTGTGCTGATCCTCACCGCCGAGCAGGACGTCACCGCCGATCTGGTGGTGGCCGAACTGCACGGGCGCGGTACCCCGCTGGTGCGCTTCGACCCCGCCGACCTGCCGGGCGAGGCGGCGATGTCCGCCGAGTACGTCAGCGGCGACTTCCGCGGGCATCTGTCCGCGGGCGGACGCCTGTTGAGCATGGACGGACTGCGTTCGATATGGGTACGGCGGCCGGGTGCGAGCGCGGCCCACGCGCCGCACCCCTCGCCCTGGCTCACCGCCGAGTCCGCCCACGCCTTCTTCGGCATGCTGTACTCGACCACGGCGCGCTGGATGAACCACCCCCAGGCGGCGGCGCAGGCGCGGCTCAAGCCGTGGCAGCTGAGGGTCGCGCACCAGAGCGGCTTCGCCGTGCCGCCGACGCTCGTCACCACCTTTCCGCGCATCGCGCGGCTGTTCGCCGCCGAGCACCGGGACATCGTGGTGAAGTCGATCACCGGCCCGCCGCCCGGCGATCCCCCGGTGTCGCTGCCGACCACCCGGGTGGGACCCGGCGCCGACTTCTCCTCGGTCGCCGCCGGGCCCACCCTGCTCCAGCGCCATGTCTCCAAGCGGGCGGACATCCGGCTCACCTGTGTCGGGCACCGGCTCTTCGCCGCGCGGCGGGCCGCCACCCCCGGCCAGGTGGACGGCCGGTACGACGGGAGCGACCACCCGTGGGAGCCCGTCGAGGTGCCCGAGCGCATCAACCGCGCCGTGTACGGGTACATGCGCGCCGCCCATCTCGCCTACGGCGCCTTCGACTTCGCCGAGGACACCGACGGCACCTGGTGGTTTCTCGAATGCAATCAGGGCGGCCAGTTCGGCTTCGTGGAGCTGGAGACCCGGCAGCCGATCGCCGAGGCGGTGGCCGACTGGCTGGCCGAACCGCCACCGGTGTAG
- the tgmA gene encoding putative ATP-grasp-modified RiPP, whose translation MRPFALNYAFPAPSSPVVGPFTYDSTLQLNVLPDGRPAIADRALLLAAGSTTSTAGSKTHFDD comes from the coding sequence ATGCGACCGTTCGCGCTGAACTACGCTTTCCCGGCTCCGAGCTCGCCGGTCGTCGGACCTTTCACCTACGACTCCACGCTCCAGCTGAACGTCCTGCCCGACGGACGTCCCGCGATAGCCGACCGCGCACTGCTGCTGGCCGCCGGGTCCACGACCTCGACGGCCGGCTCCAAGACGCACTTCGACGACTGA